A genomic stretch from Setaria viridis chromosome 1, Setaria_viridis_v4.0, whole genome shotgun sequence includes:
- the LOC117834642 gene encoding protein POLYCHOME, producing MPEVRTATRPALTDTSGGGFFIRKVAPPGAVLVKGAVKPLARQARTPSSNKENVPPVGTLRTAPKRRSPLPNWYPRTPLRDITSIVKALERRSRLQDAAARQHIQWTEDSSPSVDPITPVQAESMPTTEKAQAVVTPTTSLADGKLKATPSGYSLQATPSKPNDPALSDLMEKKLSSSIEQIEKMVRRNLKKTPKAAQPSKRVVQRRILMSMR from the exons ATGCCTGAAGTGAGGACTGCTACTCGGCCGGCCCTCACCGACACCTCTGGTGGTGGGTTCTTTATCAGGAAGGTGGCACCGCCAGGAGCTGTGCTGGTGAAGGGTGCTGTCAAGCCGCTGGCACGACAGGCCCGGACACCGTCAAGCAACAAGGAGAATGTGCCACCAGTGGGGACTTTGAGGACTGCACCAAAGAGGAGGAGCCCCTTACCTAACTGGTACCCAAGGACCCCACTCCGTGACATCACATCAATCGTCAAG GCTCTTGAGAGGAGAAGTCGCCTACAGGATGCTGCGGCTCGGCAGCATATCCAGTGGACAGAAGATTCTTCACCATCTGTGGATCCAATAACTCCAGTACAAGCAGAAAGCATGCCAACAACTGAGAAAGCTCAAGCTGTTGTGACCCCTACAACTTCTTTGGCCGATGGCAAGCTGAAGGCCACTCCATCTGGCTACTCCTTGCAGGCCACTCCATCCAAACCAAATGATCCAGCTCTCTCCGATCTCATGGAGAAGAAACTGTCCAGCTCAATAGAGCAGATCGAGAAGATGGTGAGGCGAAACCTGAAGAAAACTCCGAAGGCTGCTCAGCCTTCCAAGAGGGTCGTCCAGAGGCGCATCCTGATGTCCATGCGATGA
- the LOC117859722 gene encoding uncharacterized protein: protein MPQVRTASRPVLASHSGGGFFVRRVALPGIVVVRCTIKPLARRARTRLCNKENVPPVGTVKTAPKSRSPLPDWYPRTPLRDITSIVKALERRSQLEDAAAQQQIQWIEDSSQSADSTTPVQAEQNDPHNTLQAPEALGAVASGSGSTSVGANPPASVAEGLKESSSPSDCSLQTVPSKPNDSAHADLMEKKLSRSIEQIEKMVNQRLKETPKAAQPSKVSVQRRTLMSMR, encoded by the exons ATGCCTCAAGTGCGGACTGCCAGCAGGCCGGTACTTGCCAGCCACTCTGGTGGCGGGTTCTTCGTGAGGAGGGTGGCATTGCCGGGAATCGTGGTGGTAAGGTGTACCATCAAGCCACTGGCTCGACGGGCTCGGACACGGTTGTGCAACAAGGAGAATGTGCCACCAGTGGGGACTGTGAAAACTGCACCAAAGAGTAGGAGCCCCCTACCTGACTGGTACCCGAGGACCCCACTCCGTGACATCACATCTATCGTAAAG GCTCTTGAGAGAAGAAGTCAGCTAGAGGATGCTGCGGCTCAGCAGCAGATCCAATGGATTGAAGATTCCTCACAATCGGCGGATTCAACAACTCCAGTCCAAGCAGAACAGAACGATCCTCATAACACACTGCAAGCTCCGGAGGCACTGGGTGCTGTTGCCTCTGGTTCTGGCTCTACTTCAGTTGGTGCAAACCCCCCAGCTTCTGTGGCTGAGGGGCTGAAGGAGTCTTCCTCTCCATCTGACTGCTCGTTGCAGACGGTTCCATCCAAACCAAATGATTCAGCTCATGCTGATCTAATGGAGAAGAAACTGTCCAGATCAATAGAGCAGATCGAAAAGATGGTGAATCAACGACTGAAGGAAACTCCAAAGGCCGCTCAGCCTTCCAAGGTGTCTGTCCAGAGGCGCACCCTGATGTCCATGCGATGA
- the LOC117834653 gene encoding protein FIZZY-RELATED 2-like: MPPPIENTAAASMPNAHLAPAPPSGLSAMPPHPSHSVASHTVYSDRFIPSRSRSNLALFDLATPAVPSPYCELLSAALFWPATPDRVASSATACSSSSSSPSSSASPVEVGTPGSGNIFKFKAEAVPRRAKRALFGGGDEEEQLFAGISTARGARPRKIPRTPYKILDAPTMQDDFYRNLLDWSSQNALAVGLGNIIYLLDASRDKVTKLCDLGEDDDVCSVGWAQPGTHLAVGTKQGKVQIWDVTRSKRIRTMESHRMRVGALAWGSSLLSSGSRDKSILHHDIRAKED; the protein is encoded by the exons ATGCCGCCGCCGATCGAGAACACGGCAGCGGCCTCCATGCCCAACGCGCAcctcgcccccgcgccgccctcTGGCCTCTCCGCCATGCCACCGCACCCTTCCCACTCCGTCGCCTCCCACACCGTCTACAGCGACCGCTTCATCCCTAGCCGCTCCAGATCCAACCTCGCGCTCTTCGACCTCGCAACCCCTGCCGTACCATCCCCGTACTGCGAGCTCCTGAGCGCCGCACTGTTCTGGCCCGCCACGCCCGATCGGGTGGCGTCCTCGGCCACCGCGtgctcatcgtcgtcctcctccccatcgtcgtcggcgtcgccagTGGAAGTGGGGACTCCCGGGAGTGGGAACATATTCAAGTTCAAGGCGGAGGCGGTGCCCCGGAGGGCAAAGAGGGCACTCTTCGGGGGCGGGGACGAGGAGGAACAGCTGTTCGCTGGGATTTCCACGGCGAGGGGCGCCAGGCCCAGGAAGATCCCAAGAACGCCTTACAAG ATTCTGGATGCGCCCACAATGCAGGATGACTTCTACCGGAACCTGCTGGATTGGTCGTCACAAAACGCACTTGCTGTCGGATTGGGGAATATTATCTACTTGTTGGATGCAAGCAGAGATAAG GTTACCAAGCTATGCGATTtgggggaggatgatgatgtTTGTTCCGTGGGATGGGCGCAGCCTGGCACTCATCTAGCTGTAGGGACAAAGCAGGGCAAAGTTCAG ATATGGGATGTAACTCGCTCTAAAAGAATCAGAACAATGGAAAGCCATCGTATGCGTGTAGGTGCTCTTGCATGGGGTTCTTCGTTACTTTCTTCTGGCAGTCGTGACAAGAGCATCCTTCACCATGATATCCGTGCTAAAGAAGATTAA